In Cydia pomonella isolate Wapato2018A chromosome 1, ilCydPomo1, whole genome shotgun sequence, one genomic interval encodes:
- the LOC133527283 gene encoding potassium voltage-gated channel protein Shaker isoform X7 produces the protein MEYFDMCWSLPKLCSQEEEAGRPPQGGVVTFEPIQHDHDFCERVVINVSGLKYETQLRTLNQFPETLLGDPSRRIRYFDPLRNEYFFDRNRPSFDAILYYYQSGGRLRRPVNVPLDVFSEEIKFYELGEQATNKFREDEGFIKEEEKPLPSNERQRKIWLLFEYPESSQAARVVAIISVFVILLSIVIFCLETLPEFKHYKVFNTTTNGTKIEEDEVPDITDPFFLIETLCIIWFTFELIVRFLACPNKFNFFRDVMNIIDIIAIIPYFITLATVVAEEEDTLNLPRAPVSPQDKSTNQAMSLAILRVIRLVRVFRIFKLSRHSKGLQILGRTLKASMRELGLLIFFLFIGVVLFSSAVYFAEAGSENSFFKSIPDAFWWAVVTMTTVGYGDMTPVGVWGKIVGSLCAIAGVLTIALPVPVIVSNFNYFYHRETDQEEMQSQNFNHVTSCPYLPGTMGEPYLNGKEDDTEEIRCSY, from the exons gtTAGCGGACTAAAATACGAAACCCAACTACGGACATTAAATCAATTCCCAGAAACTCTTTTAGGAGATCCGTCAAGGCGGATACGATACTTTGACCCATTACG gaaCGAATACTTCTTTGACCGGAACCGACCCTCCTTCGACGCAATCCTCTACTATTATCAAAGCGGCGGACGACTGCGGCGTCCGGTCAATGTTCCGCTGGACGTATTCTCGGAGGAAATTAAGTTTTACGAACTTGGCGAGCAAGCCACCAACAAATTCCG TGAGGATGAAGGTTTCATAAAGGAAGAAGAGAAACCTCTCCCTTCAAACGAACGACAGCGCAAGATTTGGCTTCTATTTGAATACCCTGAGAGTTCACAGGCTGCCCGAGTAGTTGCCATTATCTCCGTATTTGTCATTCTCCTCTCTATCGTCATCTTCTGCTTGGAAACACTTCCAGAATTTAAGCACTACAAGGTCTTTAACACCACAACAAATGGTACCAAGATTGAGGAGGATGAAGTGCCCGACATCACTGATCCCTTTTTCCTCATTGAGACTCTCTGTATAATCTGGTTTACGTTCGAATTGATAGTGCGGTTCTTAGCATGTCCGAACAAGTTTAATTTCTTTAGAGACGTGATGAACATTATAGATATAATAGCTATCATTCCTTACTTCATTACTCTGGCCACTGTGGTCGCCGAAGAGGAAGACACGCTGAACCTCCCCCGGGCGCCAGTATCCCCGCAGGATAAATCAACTAACCAAGCTATGAGTCTCGCCATACTTCGAGTCATTCGTCTCGTACGAGTCTTCAGAATCTTCAAGTTATCCCGTCACTCCAAAGGATTGCAAATCTTGGGACGAACATTGAAAGCATCGATGCGAGAACTTggacttttaatatttttcctgtTTATAG GTGTGGTGCTGTTTTCATCTGCGGTGTACTTCGCTGAAGCCGGAAGTGAGAACAGCTTCTTCAAATCCATACCTGATGCATTTTGGTGGGCGGTCGTGACAATGACGACCGTAGGATACGGAGACATGAC GCCGGTTGGAGTGTGGGGGAAAATTGTCGGTTCGCTGTGTGCGATCGCCGGTGTGCTCACCATCGCGCTGCCGGTGCCCGTCATCGTCTCCAACTTCAACTACTTCTACCATCGCGAGACTGATCAGGAGGAGATGCAGTCCCAGAACTTCAACCACGTCACCAGCTGTCCGTACCTGCCAGGGACCATGGGGGAACCCTATTTAA ATGGAAAAGAAGATGACACGGAAGAGATACGCTGTAGTTATTAG